The sequence below is a genomic window from Acidilobus saccharovorans 345-15.
CCTTAGCGTCAACGGCCCTCCTCCAGACCTCGTCGGGGTCCACCTTAGCGCCGATGGAGACTGCCTCGTCAACCTTCAGGGCCCACTCCCTGAGGGCCTTTGAGGGCACGCAGCCGCTGTGGAGGCACTCGCCCCCTAGGAACTCCCTGTCGTCAACTAGGGCCACCCTAAGGCCCGCCCTGGCGAGCTCGAAGGCTCCTGGGTAGGAGGCACCGCCCCCTCCTATGAGGGCCACGTCTACCGTCAGGGCGCCGGACAAAAGCTTCACCGCAGAGCGCGGGATGCCAAGGTATTTCAGCCTTATCCTTAGGCATTACAGTATTTACCTTGGCCTCCACAGGGAGCTCGGTGAGCCGGTGCTCAGGGCCAGCGAGTCCATAGCGGCCTCCCGCCTGGAGTCCATGGGCTTCAGGGTGCTGGAGTTCCACAGGAAGGTCATAGTAGACGGCGTCGAGGCCTCGGACATAGACATAGTTGCAGAGAAGGACAACGTCCTATACGCAGTCGAGGTCAAGGCCGGCCTGGTTGACGTGTCTTCCGTCAGGCAGGCCTACGTTAACTCCGTGCTCACGGGCATGAGGCCAGCCATAGTGGCCAGGGGCTACTCGGACGAGGCGGCCAGGGCGGTGGCCTCGAGGCTCGGGGTTGAGGTGATAATTTTGGATGACCAGCTCTTCGTTCAGCCCGACGAGCTGAGGGAGCTGATAGTTGACGCCGTGGAGGAGGCCCTGGAGAGGGTGACGCTGCCGCTCTCCTTCTGCGGCAGCCTGAGCGAGGAGGAGCTCAGGGCGGTCAAGGCCATAGCGTCGGCCGAGGACTTCAGCTCCGCGGCCAAGGCGCTCGGGGTCACGACGGAGCAGCTGGGAAGGCTCGTGGAGTCCATGAGGAGGAGGGGCGTTATGCCGAGGGGCGACTTCAGGGCCATGAGGGTGGCCTCGAGGCTTTTGCTCCTGTGCAGCCGCTGAGCTTATTTGGCTAGTGTTTCCGATATATCAGTGAGAGAGTGAAGCGGCACGGAGGCAGTTGAGACCCAGGACCTGACGAGGGTGTTCAAGGTCAAGTCGCTGGAGGTCAGGGCCCTGGACGGGGTGAGCATCAGGGTCCCCAGGAGCTCGGTGGTCGCCCTGGTGGGCCCCAACGGCTCGGGCAAGACGACGCTGATAAAGATACTCTCAACTCTCCTGCTCCCCACCTCCGGGAAGGCCTACGTCATGAGCTATGACGTCACAAGGGACGTCAAGGAGGTCAGGGGAAGCATAGGGCTCGTGCTGACGGGCGAGAGGCTTTTCTACTACAGGCTCACGGGCTACGAGAACCTGCTCTTCTTCGCGAGCCTCTACGACATGAGCCTCGGCGAGGCCAGGCGGAGGGCGAGGGAGACGCTGGAGCTCGTGGGCCTGGGCAGGTGGGCAAACGTGCAGTACATGAAGTACAGCCTGGGGATGCAGAGGAGGCTCGCCATAGCCAGGGCCCTGATCCACGACCCCCCGGTGCTGCTGCTGGATGAGCCTACCCTGGGCCTCGACCCGGTCTCAGCCAGGGAGCTGAGGGGTCTTGTCAAGTCCCTCTCGAGGGACAAGGCCGTCCTCATGACTAGCCACTACATGGGCGAGGTGGAGGGCCTGGCAGACTACATCTACGTGATAAAGTACGGCAGGATAATAGCCGAGGGCACTCCTGCCAGCCTCAAGGCTGCGGTCGGCAAGGTCGTGGAGGCCTCGCTCCCCTACGACGCCGTCCCCCAGGACCTGAGGAGGTTCATGGCGTTCGTCAGGGGGAGCAGGGCGGTGCTCAGGGTGCCCAGGAGCATGGCCGACAGGCTCGACGGGAGGGCCGAGTACTACAGGGAGGACGAGCCGACCCTTGAGGACGTCTACGCCGCCCTGGTGGGCGAGGAGACTATGGAGATAGACCACAGGTCCAGGGTCAGGGGAGGCTGGGCCTGGAGGGGTGGGATGGCTTGAGCCTGGCCAGGAGGCTGAGCGTTGTGGCCGCCAGGCTCTACGCCTACGTTTACCTAAGGGGCTTCAGGGTCTGGAGCACCTACAGGACGCAGATAGCGCTTAACGTGGTCAGTTGGGTCCTCCCCGTGTTCACATACTACTTCACTGGGACAGCCCTCGGCGCCAGGATAGTGAGCGGGGCCTTCAGTATGAGGCCCCAGGAGTACACGCCCTTCGTCGTCATTGGCCTGGCCTTCCAGGGCTACGTGTCCTCCGTCATAACGACGATAAGCGGGAGGATGAGGAACGAGCAGCTCATGGGCACCATAGAGTACTACCTGATGACGCAGAGCGGGGTCCTCGGCATGCTTATATACTCGACGCTGTGGGGCTTCATAATGAACTCGATAAGCATGGCTGTTACCCTGGCCATAGGCTACGGCCTGGGCGTCAGGTACGCGGCCTCAGGCCTGCTGGCCGCGGTGATCATAGTGGCCGAGCTGCTCATAGCTACCGTCGGCATATCAATGGTGGCAGGGGGCGTAGTGATGATAACCAAGCAGGGCAACCCGGTGGCGTTCTTCTTCTCAACGGTCACCACACTGATAGCTGGCACCGTGTTCCCCGTGTCCGTGCTCCCGGCGTGGCTCAGGTACTTGAGCTACGCCGTGCCCCTGACGCCCGCCCTCCAGGGCCTCAGGCTGTCGCTCCTTGATGGCGTCGGCGTGGGCGGCGCCCTCTGGTACATACTTGTGCTCCTGGCCTATGACGTGGTCCTGCTGCCCCTGGGAGTCGCAGTTTACACGTACGGCTTCAACAGGGCCAGGAGGGACGGCACGCTCAGCGAGTACTGAGCTCCAGGATCACCTGCCTGAGCCCCCTGAGGTCAGGCACCACCGCAAACCCCAGCTCCGGGAGCACAATCGCCTCGCTCACCCTGCCCCTGGCGACCAGCACCGCCCTGAGGCCGGCCGCCAGGGCGCCCCCCAGGTCCTCCGACGCCCTGTCGCCCACGTGCACGAGCTCGCTGACGTCAACCCCCAGTCCCTTCGCTGCGGCCAGGAAGGCCTCAGGGCTCGGCTTTGAGTGGCCTATCTCGTCGGCAAAGCCCATGAAGTCGAAGGCGTCCCCGAAGGCCCTGCTCAGGAGCCTCCTGGTGGCGGAGCTCGACCAGAACAGGGTGTTCCCCAGGACCCCGACCCTGAGGCCCAGCCCCCTCACATCCCTCACTGCCTCCAGCGAGTCCTGGAAGGCGACGGCGCTCACGTCAAGGGAGGCCACGGCATCGTTTATAACCTGCAGCAGGTCGCCCCCGTAGCCGAGGGATGACGCCAGGTAGCTGACCGAGGCCCTGACGCTCTCGGCGCCGCTGAGCCCCCTGAGCTGCCTGAGCCTCCTGACGTGCCTGTCCGCCTCGCTGACTGCCTTCCTGACGTCGTCCACGGGCCTTCCCGTGGCCCTTGAGACGGCCCCTATCATCGCCTCCCTGGCCACCTTGAGGTTCAGCAGCGTGTCCCAGACGTCAAACGTAACGGCCCTTATCATGGCCTCTCGCCGGAGGGAAGCCAGGGAGTTTACTCATAGCCTAAAGCCTTTTAATTACATCTAACCTTTCACGGCGTCCTCTTAAGGGGTCACATACGGCCACCTCTAAGTCATTGGAACCGCTTGAGGAGGACGCCGCTATTATCTCATAATATCACATGTACACATATATTTTCCTTGCAAGGTTAAGTGGGGCCGCGGAGCCTTCCCTAAATTAATCAAAGGAGTTTCAGCTTTTGCGCCTTTGAGGCTTAGAATTAAAACTTCGTGTGTTCCGGCGCGGCGACCGTGAGCCTCTTTGGCCCGTTACATCTCTTGGCATCTTCAGGGCGAGGAGGTGAGGTTTATGAACACGAGCTCCCTGGGCAGCGTGAAGCCGTAGCCGCTGGCGTTATAGTACACAGGCGTCAGGTTGCTGTAGTATGCGCTGGCATAGTAGCCCTTCGGCAGGCCATTGCCTATCAAGATAGTGTTTGCGCTGACTGCCACTGAATAGCTTTGGTACTGGAAGGGGTTGAGGACCCCAGCTATCAGGTCCGCGGCCGCTGCCGCCTCAGCCCGGCCAAATATCATTGAAATAGTCTTGCTCGCCGACGCTATGGCCGAGCCCAGATCAAGGCCCACGCCCAGGGGGGAGCTGGCCCCGTTAACCCCGACCGAGAGGTCAACGAAGGCCTTGGTGAGGGTGCTGCCAGGGCTCACGGTGGCATAATAAGCCAGGTTCGTCGCATAGTCCTGCCATATGACGGGCGCTGGCGTGTTGGGCAGGGGGCAGGTCGAGTTCATGCCAGTCCCGAGGAAGCGGCCTGGAGACTGCATGAGCAGCTCCTGCTCGTAGGCCCACATGCTCAGGTTGACGCACCTGTCGTAGGCCTGCCAGACGTATACTGCTGGAGCCTCAGCGCCGTTATCTTCTACTACCTGGACCTCTGTTAGCTGGAGGCCAAGGTACCAGGCCACTACAGATGAACCCGCCTCCTCGGTCCAGTTGACAAGCGCGCCCTGGCCCACTATATAGAGCTGGCCTAAGTTGAGGGTAAGCGTTGGGGTGTCAGCCTCGGTTCCGTTACCCTCGACCACCTTACCCCCTGTCGTGAACGTAAATGCGGCACCCATCAGGGGGGACAGCTCGCTGACCGCCTGGAAAAGCTTTCCCGACTCAGCGTCTCCTAGGGCTGACTCGAACTCACTGCCGAGCAGGGTAATTGAGTTCACGCTGAACTGGTCAACCAGCTCAGAGGCGTCAAGGATCTCTATGACCGCGTTTGCGGAGCCTGACCCGCTGACTGTGCTGGGCTGCGCTGCCGCCAGGGCGAGGCTTATTGGAGCCATGCCTGTGTCGTTGGGATACCACGCCAGAACGTGAGGCACTAGGTAATACGGAGGCGAGGCGGGCTCAGTAGTTATAGTGGTGCTGACTGTTGTCGTAGTAGCGCTTTGCGCTGGCGTCGTCCCACCCATGTTCTCCGTAACCTTAATGCCATTGCCGGAGGTTTCCAGAATAGTCCTGAATGGATGGCCCACTATCACGCTTATTACAGCTCCCCTGCCGCTCAGGGCAAGGCTCAGGTTCAGGGGCTGGTAGATGGGCTGCGCTATAACCTCAACGCTTCCGTTAGGGAGGTCCACGGCGTATGAGACCCATATTATTATTGAGGGCTCCAGGGAGTACACGACGGCCCTGCCATACCTGTGCACCCAGTCCTCAGCCCAGCCGGTCAGCCTCCCTGCGCTTATGTTCGCCTGCGGGCCGGTGCCGTTGTACACCGCAATGAACTGCGTCCCATCGGGGGTCGGCGCCCAGGCCCACACCGAGAAGGAGGCGTTGGTCAGTTGGACGGGTTCGCTGTCGTTCGCGACGGCATAGGCCTTTATTATTATTTCCTCCCCGTGGCGCAGCAGCTTAGGTATAAGATAAAGCCCTGTTAGCAGGGAGGTCGCGACAACTATGACTAAAATGGCAGCTAAGGCGCCAACAGCCTTCACAGGGCAGCCGCCGATTGTTACTAAGGGACGCGTGTTTATAAGATCTTTCTTATAAAACTTTCTTATCTCAATTTTATTTATTTTAATTTTAATATTTCAATATATTATGTACTTGGGCAGCTGTTTTACATTTTAAAGTTTGTAATAAATAGACAAGAACTAATGTCTCGCGGGGCCTGGGTTGATGTTCCTCGCCTCACTCTACCTTGCCTGCCCCCTCCTGTAGCCCCAGGACCTCAGATGCCTCGGAGGCGAGCCTGTGGGCCACCCTTATGGGCTCAGGCACCCTGGTGAAAAACTGGTATAGCTCAACGAGCTTAGCGGCCTCATCGACGCCCATGCCCCACGTAACGAGGTAGAGCCTGCCCCTCCTCGTGTTAACCTCCCTCGCGCCCGAGACCAACGATATGGCCCTGAGCCTCAGCTCCGCGTCCCTGAAGTGCTGCCTCAGCGGCCTTGAGAGCCTCCCGAGGCTAGGCATGTAGGAGTACACCACGACCACGGGCATGCCCGTCAGCCTGCTGAGGCCCGGCAGCGAGACGAAGTTGAAGCCGCCTATGGTTATGGAGTCCAGCATTATGACCCCTGGGGGCCTCGCCATGAGCGACACCATGCCTGATATCACTGAGGTGGCGTCGAGGCCATCGACGCGTATCAGGCCTATTGAGGCGCTGCGAGGCCACAGCTCCCTGTAGGAGACGCAGGCGACCGCCGTGACCCCGCCCCCCAGCTTTTTGACGACGCCGTCGTCGCACGCGACAGCAGTGAACTCCAAGGCGGGCCCCTCAGTAGCTGACCGCAGCCCACAGGCCGCCGCCGCGGCCGCCGAGCCTCACCTCATCAAGTCTCAGTGAGCCGCTCAGCCTGAGGTCCGCGGAGGAGGGGCCGACGTAGAAGCTGTAGGTGCCCCCGGGCACTACAAGCCTGTCGCCCGGCAGGTAAACCGAGAGAGCTTCATAGCTGACGCTGAACGTGACCCGCCTGGCCTCGTTGACCTTAAGGGGCACCCTGGCGAAGCCCACCAGCTCCACCTTTGGCCTCTCGTAGGCCTGGGAGGGAGCGCTCATGTAGAGCTGTGACACCTCCTCAACATCAAGGGGGCCCAGGTTCCTCACTGTAAAGGAGGCCCTGACTCCATTGTCATAGGTAATCAGCTCAAGGTCAGAGTACTCGACCCTTGAGTAGCTCAGCCCGTGGCCGAACGGGAAGGCCGCCGAGGGCCTCCTCCTGGTGATCCTGGAGTATGAGGACCTGCGGAGGTTGTACCTGACCGGCAGGTCACCAACGGAGGCCGGTATCGTCACTGGAAGCCTGCCCGAGGGGTTCACCAGGCCCGCCAGGGCCCTCGCTATAGCGTTGCCCCCCTCCTCGCCCGGGTAGAACGAGTACAGGATCGCCACGGATGACCTGACCACGTCATCAGGTATGGCCAAGGGCCTGCCGGAGACGATCACTGTGACCAACTTAACTCCAGCGCTGGCCAGCTCCCTGAGAAGCCTCGCCTGGCACTCGGGCAGCACGGGGTCCCTGTCTATCCCCTCGCCCGAGGTAACCTCGGGGTCCGCCAGCCAGAAGCCGCCCGCAACCTCGCCGACGACGGCAACGACTACGTCGTGCCCGGGTGTGGCCTCGGCCGCAGCCCTGACCTCCTCGTCGCTGCACCTGGTCCAGCTGCTCACTCTGACGAAGTCGACGTTGAGCCCCAGGCCCCTGAGGCCCTCAAGTACGCTCACAACCCTGGTGACCTCCTCCCTGAGGCCCCTGTGGGCCTGGAGGTGGTAGTCGAAGAGCAGGGCCCTGCCATCTGCGGCGCTGGGGCCCGTCAGCAGGACCCTAGCGTCGCGCCTCAGGGGCAGGGCCCCCTCGTTCTTAAGCAGCACCAGGGACCTCTCAGCGGCCTCCCTGGCCAGCTCCCTGTCGCCAGGCTCCTCCAGCGGCTCGCCCGAGTAGCTCACGTAAGGGTTCTCAAAGAGGCCGAGGGCCACCTTAGCCGCGACCACCCTCTCGGCAGCCCTCCTTATCACGGACTCCGGCGCCCTGCCTGACCTGGCCATGTCTGCCAGGGCCCAGTAGAGCCTCTCCCTCATGGGCGCGTAGCCGTTCTCCACGTCAACTCCTGACGTTATGGCCAGGAGCGCGGCCTCCTCCCTCCCCTGGGCGACGCCCTGGGTGTCAATGAGCATGCTCAGGGCCTCGGCGTCTGACGCTGTGAAGCCGCCGAAGCCCCACTCGCCCCTGAGGACGCCGTCTATGAGGAGCCCGTTGGCGTGGCTTGGGACCCCGTCAACGTCGTTGTATGAAGGCATGACTGAGAGGGGCGAGGACTCCTTGACGGCCGCCTCGAAGGGGACCATAACGAGGTTCCTGAGGTCCAGGTAGCCTATGGGGGCGTTGGCGCCGTTCCTGCCACCCTCCGAGGCGCCGTAGGCCACGAAGTGCTTCAGCGTCGCGGCCACCCCCTGGGACTGCACCCCCCTGACGTAGCTCACCCCCATGGCTGCAGCCAGCTTGGGATCCTCGCCGTAAGTCTCCTCGCACCTGCCCCACCTGGGGTCCAGGCAGAGGTCAAGCACTGGGGAGAAGAGCTGCCTGACGCCAAGCCTTGAGGCCTGCCTTCCAATGGCCTGGGCAACCCTCAGCATCAGGCCGGGGTCAAAGGTGCTGGCCATTGCCAGGGGCGAGGGGAAGGCCGTGGCCTGGGGCACCATCAGCCCTCCCGCCCCCTCCTCCTCAGGTATGGCAGGTATGCCAACCCTCTCCATAAGGAACCGCTGCAGCCTGTTGAGCTCCCTGGCGGCGGCCGCCAGGTCCCTCACGACGCCGTTGCCGTAGACCCTCTTGACTATGCCGACCCCGCTGCCGACCAGTTCCCTTGCCTTCTCCTCCGAGAGCCTTCCGTCCTCGTCGAGGAGGTCCGTGAACGGTATGGCCTCCAGCTGGGCTATGGCCTCCTCCAGGGACAGCCTTGAGACTATTTCCCTCGCCCTGAGGAAGTGCTCAGGCCTTAGCTCCAGCAACCTCGCCCCGCGGCGTTGTTGCCTAGGCAGAATAAATGCATGTCAGCGCCTCAGCGGGTGTCGAGCGCTGTATACTTTTTTCTACTCATTCATGTCTATTTTAATAGATTCTTTGATACTAAGAAAGGTTTTTAAAGATTAGAAAGGTTAATGAAGTGTGGTGATGAAAGTGGCCTACCAGAGGAAGGACATAAGGGAGGGCGGAGCCAGGTACTCCACGGACACCAGGTACGCGATATGCGAGAGGCTGGGCTACACCACGTGCCTCAGCCTCTACGGGTTCAAGTGAGGTCATTTTCTTTTAGTCAGCAGGGCAAGGGCTACGATTAACGCAGTTATAACAACTACAGCGGGGACCAGTAGCTCCTCGACTTCATGAGCCTCGCCTGGCCTGGGGGATTGTACGGAGGAAGAAGTTGTGAGGCTTCTAGAGACCACGGGCGTGCTGACGTTACTTGTTGTGCTCGTTAACTGTGGGGCTGTAACTGAAGTTGTTGTGGTCGTGGTCATCGCGCTGCAGAGGTTTGTGGGGGAGCCGTTAACCAGGTACCAGGAGCTGACGTTGAAGTTCATAATCATATCGCCGCCTGGGGCGTCAACCTCGGCCCCGAGCTGTATAACGCTCAGGTAGAGCCCCTGTTCCCACCGGGTGCCGTTGAACTCCCCGATTATGTTAAGGGTCTCATTCATAAGCTCGCCCAGGTTGACGCCGTACTCGCCCTTAAGTAGCCCGTGGTACTGGCCGCCACTTGTGTTGACCTCAGGTATCAGTATTATGAGCATCCAGCCCGAGGGACCCCCGTTGCGGGGAAGTATGAAGACCTGGTAGGTCACGTTTTCAATATCGCCGTTGATGAGCGTCGGCATCGTTATAGGCCTCCACGTGACCCAGTACGGCAGCCCAGCGAGGCTCTGGTTGGCAAACATCCAGAGCATTAGCTCAACGTCGCTTGGCCCAAGCGAGGTGACGCCAGGGCTTCTGACCAGCCATATGTCGTATGAGAAGTCGTTGTAGGCGCCCCTGCTGAGCGAGAGGGAGTAGTTCACCACGGACCAGAGGTCAGGCACCTCAGAGGCCGGCATGGGGAGGCTCAGGAAGCCGTAGCTTGAGGTCCTGGTATAGAAGGGCCCCCAGGAGTACCAGCCGTACATTATGTCGGGGAAGCCCACCACCGGCGTGAACTTGATGGCCCTCGAGACGCCCGTGACGTTAATATAAACGTAAAGGCGCCCTCCTGAGAGCACCATGGTCACGTTGCCTGTGCCGCCTACAAGGTTCCAGAGCATGGGGGATATCATTGCAGTGGCCCCGTCCTGGAGGCCGCCTATGTAGGCGTTGTAGTTGTTGACGCCGGCAAGCGTGAGGAGCGAGTAGTTGCCCCTCGGTATCATAGTGTAGTACTGGCTGCAGGCCGCCGCCTGGGGGCCTGTCAGTGCGAAAGCCACTACGCCAACAGCTAGGGCCAGGTAAAGAAGCCTCACACGCATGGTATCGGACCCCTCAGTGGGCCGACT
It includes:
- a CDS encoding endonuclease of RecB family produces the protein MPRYFSLILRHYSIYLGLHRELGEPVLRASESIAASRLESMGFRVLEFHRKVIVDGVEASDIDIVAEKDNVLYAVEVKAGLVDVSSVRQAYVNSVLTGMRPAIVARGYSDEAARAVASRLGVEVIILDDQLFVQPDELRELIVDAVEEALERVTLPLSFCGSLSEEELRAVKAIASAEDFSSAAKALGVTTEQLGRLVESMRRRGVMPRGDFRAMRVASRLLLLCSR
- a CDS encoding ABC transporter ATP-binding protein, which codes for MFKVKSLEVRALDGVSIRVPRSSVVALVGPNGSGKTTLIKILSTLLLPTSGKAYVMSYDVTRDVKEVRGSIGLVLTGERLFYYRLTGYENLLFFASLYDMSLGEARRRARETLELVGLGRWANVQYMKYSLGMQRRLAIARALIHDPPVLLLDEPTLGLDPVSARELRGLVKSLSRDKAVLMTSHYMGEVEGLADYIYVIKYGRIIAEGTPASLKAAVGKVVEASLPYDAVPQDLRRFMAFVRGSRAVLRVPRSMADRLDGRAEYYREDEPTLEDVYAALVGEETMEIDHRSRVRGGWAWRGGMA
- a CDS encoding HAD family hydrolase, with product MIRAVTFDVWDTLLNLKVAREAMIGAVSRATGRPVDDVRKAVSEADRHVRRLRQLRGLSGAESVRASVSYLASSLGYGGDLLQVINDAVASLDVSAVAFQDSLEAVRDVRGLGLRVGVLGNTLFWSSSATRRLLSRAFGDAFDFMGFADEIGHSKPSPEAFLAAAKGLGVDVSELVHVGDRASEDLGGALAAGLRAVLVARGRVSEAIVLPELGFAVVPDLRGLRQVILELSTR
- a CDS encoding ABC transporter permease codes for the protein MSLARRLSVVAARLYAYVYLRGFRVWSTYRTQIALNVVSWVLPVFTYYFTGTALGARIVSGAFSMRPQEYTPFVVIGLAFQGYVSSVITTISGRMRNEQLMGTIEYYLMTQSGVLGMLIYSTLWGFIMNSISMAVTLAIGYGLGVRYAASGLLAAVIIVAELLIATVGISMVAGGVVMITKQGNPVAFFFSTVTTLIAGTVFPVSVLPAWLRYLSYAVPLTPALQGLRLSLLDGVGVGGALWYILVLLAYDVVLLPLGVAVYTYGFNRARRDGTLSEY
- a CDS encoding beta-glucosidase, with protein sequence MLELRPEHFLRAREIVSRLSLEEAIAQLEAIPFTDLLDEDGRLSEEKARELVGSGVGIVKRVYGNGVVRDLAAAARELNRLQRFLMERVGIPAIPEEEGAGGLMVPQATAFPSPLAMASTFDPGLMLRVAQAIGRQASRLGVRQLFSPVLDLCLDPRWGRCEETYGEDPKLAAAMGVSYVRGVQSQGVAATLKHFVAYGASEGGRNGANAPIGYLDLRNLVMVPFEAAVKESSPLSVMPSYNDVDGVPSHANGLLIDGVLRGEWGFGGFTASDAEALSMLIDTQGVAQGREEAALLAITSGVDVENGYAPMRERLYWALADMARSGRAPESVIRRAAERVVAAKVALGLFENPYVSYSGEPLEEPGDRELAREAAERSLVLLKNEGALPLRRDARVLLTGPSAADGRALLFDYHLQAHRGLREEVTRVVSVLEGLRGLGLNVDFVRVSSWTRCSDEEVRAAAEATPGHDVVVAVVGEVAGGFWLADPEVTSGEGIDRDPVLPECQARLLRELASAGVKLVTVIVSGRPLAIPDDVVRSSVAILYSFYPGEEGGNAIARALAGLVNPSGRLPVTIPASVGDLPVRYNLRRSSYSRITRRRPSAAFPFGHGLSYSRVEYSDLELITYDNGVRASFTVRNLGPLDVEEVSQLYMSAPSQAYERPKVELVGFARVPLKVNEARRVTFSVSYEALSVYLPGDRLVVPGGTYSFYVGPSSADLRLSGSLRLDEVRLGGRGGGLWAAVSY
- a CDS encoding DUF99 family protein; the encoded protein is MEFTAVACDDGVVKKLGGGVTAVACVSYRELWPRSASIGLIRVDGLDATSVISGMVSLMARPPGVIMLDSITIGGFNFVSLPGLSRLTGMPVVVVYSYMPSLGRLSRPLRQHFRDAELRLRAISLVSGAREVNTRRGRLYLVTWGMGVDEAAKLVELYQFFTRVPEPIRVAHRLASEASEVLGLQEGAGKVE